Proteins encoded by one window of Salvia splendens isolate huo1 chromosome 7, SspV2, whole genome shotgun sequence:
- the LOC121742593 gene encoding V-type proton ATPase subunit H-like — MPADQSDLTTEQVLSRDIPWETYMTTKLISSTGLQLLRRYDKKPENYKAQLLDDDGPAYVSVFVSILRDIFKEETVEYVLALFDEMLSANPKRARLFHDKSLAEEGTYEPFLRLLWKGSWFAQEKSCKVLSLIVSGRSNSRGTSMSKKDITTIDDVLKGLVEWLCAQLKKPSHPSRGIPTAINCLATLLKEPLVRSSFVQADGVKFLIPLVIPASSQQSIQLLYETCLCIWLLSFYEPAIEYLAASRSLARLIDVVKGTTKEKVVRVVILTLKNLINKATFAAEMVDLEVPQLLQNLKAQAWSDEDLLEAMNQLEEGLRVNIKRLSSYDKYYQEVILGRLDWAPMHKDPIFWKENITHFEEHDFKVLRILLTILDTSSDPRTLAVACYDLSQFIQYHPAGRIIVTDLKAKDRVMKLMNHKSTEVTKNALLCIQRLFLGAKYASFLQA, encoded by the exons ATGCCGGCGGATCAAAGCGACCTCACAACCGAACAG GTTTTGAGCAGGGATATTCCATGGGAGACTTACATGACTACTAAGCTTATATCAAGCACTGGACTTCAGCTTCTGCGGCGTTACGATAAGAAACCTGAGAATTACAAGGCTCAATTGCTTGATGAT GATGGTCCGGCCTACGTCAGTGTTTTTGTTAGCATTTTGCGTGACATATTCAAGGAAGAAACTGTAGAGTATGTGTTAGCtctgtttgatgaaatgcttTCAG CAAACCCGAAAAGAGCAAGGTTATTTCACGATAAATCACTGGCTGAGGAGGGCACTTATGAGCCTTTCCTAAG ATTACTCTGGAAAGGCAGCTGGTTTGCTCAGGAGAAAAGCTGTAAGGTACTATCTTTGATAGTCAG TGGGAGGTCAAATTCTCGGGGAACGTCCATGTCAAAGAAAGATATCACTACTATAGATGATGTTTTAAAGGGACTGGTAGAGTGGTTGTGTGCACAG CTTAAGAAACCATCTCATCCTAGCCGTGGCATCCCCACAGCTATTAACTGCCTTGCCACTTTGCTTAAAGAACCTCTAGTGCGATCTTCATTTGTTCAAGCAGATGGAGTGAAGTTTCTCATTCCTCTAGTTATTCCAGCTTCCAGTCAACAATCTATCCAG cTCTTGTATGAAACCTGCCTTTGTATTTGGCTCCTATCGTTCTATGAGCCTGCAATTGAGTATTTGGCGGCTTCTCGGTCCTTGGCACGGTTAATTGATGTTGTTAAAGGGACCACCAAGGAAAAA GTTGTCAGGGTAGTCATCCTGACCCTTAAGAATTTGATAAACAAAGCAACATTTGCTGCTGAGATGGTGGACCTGGAAGTTCCACAACTGCTCCAGAATCTAAAAGCGCAGGCATGGAGTGATGAG GATCTACTAGAGGCTATGAATCAGCTGGAAGAAGGACTGAGAGTTAACATCAAGAGGCTAAGTTCTTATGATAAATATTACCAGGAAGTTATCCTCGGACGTCTTGATTGGGCTCCTATGCataaagatcctattttttggAAGGAAAATATTACACACTTTGAAGAACATGATTTCAAG GTACTTAGGATCCTTTTGACAATCTTGGACACATCATCTGATCCTAGAACACTCGCTGTTGCTTGTTACGATCTGTCTCAGTTCATTCAGTACCATCCTGCTGGGCGTATCATTGTGACAGACCTGAAAGCGAAGGATCGTGTGATGAAGCTGATGAACCACAAGAGCACAGAGGTTACCAAGAATGCCCTACTCTGCATCCAAAGGCTATTTCTAGGTGCCAAATATGCAAGCTTTTTGCAGGCCTAA
- the LOC121811429 gene encoding protein HEADING DATE 3A-like yields MPRDRDPLVVGRVIGDVLDPFTRSIGLRVFYGNREVSNGCEFRPSQIVNQARVVVGGDDLRTFFTLVMVDPDAPSPSDPNLREYLHWLVTDIPGTTGATFGQEIVRYESPQPSIGIHRYVFVLFRQLGRQTVYAPGWRQNFNTRDFAELYNLGSPVAVVYYNCQRESGTGGRRPTRF; encoded by the exons atgccaAGAGATAGAGACCCTTTGGTTGTAGGTAGAGTGATAGGCGATGTGTTGGATCCTTTCACAAGATCCATTGGTTTGAGAGTGTTTTATGGGAATAGAGAAGTCTCGAATGGGTGTGAATTTAGGCCATCTCAAATCGTGAATCAGGCTAGGGTTGTAGTTGGAGGGGATGATCTTCGCACTTTTTTCACTCtg GTGATGGTGGACCCTGATGCTCCAAGCCCAAGTGATCCCAATCTCAGGGAGTACTTGCACTG GTTGGTGACTGATATTCCAGGAACTACTGGAGCAACATTTG GACAAGAGATAGTGCGCTACGAGAGTCCCCAACCATCGATAGGTATCCACCGCTATGTGTTCGTATTGTTCCGCCAATTGGGTCGCCAGACAGTATATGCGCCCGGGTGGCGCCAAAACTTCAACACTAGAGACTTTGCAGAGCTCTACAACCTTGGCTCACCAGTAGCTGTCGTTTATTATAACTGTCAAAGAGAAAGTGGTACCGGAGGAAGAAGACCAACTAGATTCTAA